Genomic segment of Borrelia puertoricensis:
AGATGAGTCATACAAACAAGCTAATGTCGATGATTTAGCAAAGGTTGTAAATGATATTCAAGGAGATGAACCAGCAAAGGAAGATAAGGATGTTGCTGATAAGGCAGAGTTAATATCTGAGCTTAAAAAGGATACCGAAAGTCTTATTACAGTAGTAAAGAAAGATAAGGCTGAAGTTGAGGATGGAAATCAATATGAAATGAAGGATGAAGTATTTAAAGCAGTGACAGATGCTGTTAATAATAAGACACTAGATAGTGTTGAGAATAAGGAAGCAAGAAGATTATTTTATTCCTCTTTGGGATACGATAAAGGAAAAATAAAAGAATTTGCAAAGATTCTTAAAAAGATAGAATCAGATGCTGCAAACAAGGGTACATGGATTAAGGATATAATAAGTGCAGGTAGAGAACATCTTCAATCTAATTTTGAGAAAGT
This window contains:
- a CDS encoding complement regulator-acquiring protein, producing MRTNLFIFTLLIIGLVSCDLNSKLLGSKKGNKDVPKKVVDGVQGDESYKQANVDDLAKVVNDIQGDEPAKEDKDVADKAELISELKKDTESLITVVKKDKAEVEDGNQYEMKDEVFKAVTDAVNNKTLDSVENKEARRLFYSSLGYDKGKIKEFAKILKKIESDAANKGTWIKDIISAGREHLQSNFEKVIDKLEKSKEKLAKLSLVDLKEVKTKFDEIKSQREAFIKAVDSLIASYKAKTDNIDSDSEKLIKHVEKKYKDLITVKIPGVKSVYDKIVGVLDTIK